ATATTCCTGATGGCGGTTCTCGCTTCGGTTTCGTCCGGCATATCCACGAAGCCGCTCGGTAATCCGCTCATTCTATCCGGCACAATCGATACGCTGTCCACTTTACCATAAGCCGTAAAGAGATGTTCGATATCGTCTTCGGTGACAACATAGGAAAGATTCCCGACGTAAATTTTCAATTATTCTCCCAAATGTTAAAACATTGTATTGCTTGATATAAGAGATATATCAACAATTATTGGGTTACAAGTTATCTACCGGCAGTTAATTGTCAAGTGATAAAATCGTATACTGAATCATTTATTCTTTTTTCTTAATTGCTCCTCCCGGGTTGACAGGAGCGCCTTCCCACTCCTGGAGAAATTCTTTTGATTTACCGAAATTGTGAAGCAGCGCAAATTTAGTTACCTGGTTTCCCAAGTTCTTTATCCTTTCGTTCAATTTATCGTCTTTTATATTACCCGATTCATCGAAAATAGTTCCCGCTTGAGGTATAGAAACTTGATCAGGAATTACCCAGGCGTGCAATGACCTGCCTATTGTTCGCAGTCCGTTAAGAGCGTTCGTCGCGCCCATTGAGCCGCCCGCAACTCCCAACAGTCCGACCATTTTTCCTCCGAATTCATCGAAACCCATCAAGTCGAGTGCGTTTTTCAATACTCCGCTGTAACCGGAGTGATATTCGGGTGTACCCAGAATAATCCCATGAGATTCTCCGACTTCCTCTTTGAGTTTGGAAACGTCCTCGGGATAGGTCTCATTGTTAAACCTTCCGTCGCAAAACGCGAGATCGTAGTTCCGCAGATCGATAAGTTTCGTCTTTGCCCCAGCTTCTTCGGCGCCTTGAAGGGCAATTGTGAGAGCTATTCTTGTATAGCTGCCGTCGCGGAGACTTCCGCATATTCCGGTTACTACTAATTCATTATCCATATAGTCAGACCTTTATTTTTGATGAATGATAGTTATGTATAATAATCCGATATCGTTCCTATCGGATAGTCGGGGTGGCGAGATTTGAACTCGCGACCTCTTGCTCCCGAAGCAAGCGCGCTGCCGGGCTGCGCTACACCCCGCTTTAAAAAGTAACCGAATTTAAGAGCATTTTAAAAGCGTAGCAAGTGAAAAAAGCAGTT
This region of Candidatus Neomarinimicrobiota bacterium genomic DNA includes:
- a CDS encoding RNA-binding protein; the encoded protein is MKIYVGNLSYVVTEDDIEHLFTAYGKVDSVSIVPDRMSGLPSGFVDMPDETEARTAIRN
- a CDS encoding NAD(P)H-dependent oxidoreductase, with protein sequence MDNELVVTGICGSLRDGSYTRIALTIALQGAEEAGAKTKLIDLRNYDLAFCDGRFNNETYPEDVSKLKEEVGESHGIILGTPEYHSGYSGVLKNALDLMGFDEFGGKMVGLLGVAGGSMGATNALNGLRTIGRSLHAWVIPDQVSIPQAGTIFDESGNIKDDKLNERIKNLGNQVTKFALLHNFGKSKEFLQEWEGAPVNPGGAIKKKE